Proteins from one Burkholderia oklahomensis C6786 genomic window:
- the waaA gene encoding lipid IV(A) 3-deoxy-D-manno-octulosonic acid transferase, with amino-acid sequence MLRAIYRALWWLIAPLAVLRLLWRSRKERGYREHIGERFGFGPGRAGARGVDEPTPIVWVHAVSVGETRAAQPLIEALMRARPDVHILLTHMTPSGRATGEQIFGERVSRCYLPYDLPHVVRRFLRAWRPSLGLVMETEVWPTLIDECRRADVPLVLTNARMSARSFRRAAKFGSAAREVFGGLSRVLAQSPADAERLTSLGARNVSVLGNLKFDMSTLPELAARGRAWRAAIGERPVWVAASTRDGEEALVLDAFAALKTPDALLVLVPRHPQRFAEVAALVERRGLRHARRTEWAADAAAAAAGQPAASALPADVAVLLGDSMGELGAYYAAADVAFIGGSLLPLGGQNLIEACAVGVPVLIGPHVFNFTQATADAVAAGACAQVQDPADLARTLDDLFADHARRIAMGAAGAAFAARHRGATARTVDVLNALLPPPRVAPAASDDSDGDGEAGGLDAGTAID; translated from the coding sequence ATGCTGAGAGCGATCTATCGGGCGCTGTGGTGGCTGATCGCGCCGCTCGCGGTGCTGCGCCTGCTGTGGCGCTCGCGCAAGGAGCGCGGCTATCGCGAGCACATCGGCGAGCGCTTCGGCTTCGGACCGGGCCGCGCGGGCGCGCGCGGCGTCGACGAACCGACGCCGATCGTCTGGGTGCATGCGGTGTCGGTCGGCGAGACGCGCGCCGCGCAGCCGCTCATCGAAGCATTGATGCGCGCGCGCCCCGACGTGCACATCCTGCTCACGCACATGACGCCGAGCGGCCGCGCGACGGGCGAGCAGATCTTCGGCGAACGCGTGTCGCGCTGCTATCTGCCGTACGATCTGCCGCACGTCGTGCGACGCTTCCTGCGTGCATGGCGGCCGTCGCTCGGACTCGTGATGGAAACCGAAGTATGGCCGACGCTGATCGACGAATGCCGTCGCGCCGACGTGCCGCTCGTGCTGACGAACGCGCGGATGTCGGCGCGCTCGTTCAGGCGCGCGGCGAAGTTCGGCTCGGCCGCGCGCGAAGTGTTCGGCGGCCTCTCGCGCGTGCTCGCGCAAAGCCCGGCCGACGCGGAGCGCCTGACGTCGCTCGGCGCACGCAACGTCTCGGTGCTCGGCAATCTGAAGTTCGACATGTCGACGCTGCCGGAGCTCGCCGCGCGCGGACGCGCGTGGCGAGCGGCGATCGGCGAGCGGCCGGTGTGGGTCGCGGCGAGCACGCGCGACGGCGAAGAGGCGCTCGTGCTCGATGCGTTCGCCGCGCTGAAGACGCCGGATGCGCTGCTGGTTCTCGTGCCGCGCCATCCGCAGCGTTTTGCCGAAGTCGCGGCGCTCGTCGAGCGGCGCGGGCTGCGCCACGCGCGCCGCACCGAATGGGCGGCCGACGCGGCAGCGGCCGCGGCCGGGCAGCCGGCCGCTTCGGCGCTGCCGGCGGACGTCGCGGTGCTGCTCGGCGATTCGATGGGCGAGCTGGGCGCGTACTATGCGGCCGCCGACGTGGCGTTCATCGGCGGCAGCCTGTTGCCGCTAGGCGGGCAGAATCTGATCGAAGCGTGCGCGGTCGGCGTGCCGGTGCTGATCGGGCCGCACGTGTTCAACTTCACGCAGGCGACGGCCGACGCGGTCGCGGCGGGCGCGTGCGCGCAGGTGCAGGATCCGGCCGATCTCGCGCGCACGCTCGACGACCTGTTCGCCGATCACGCGCGCCGCATCGCGATGGGCGCGGCGGGCGCCGCGTTCGCCGCGCGGCATCGCGGCGCGACCGCGCGCACGGTCGACGTGCTGAATGCGCTGCTGCCGCCGCCGCGCGTCGCGCCGGCGGCGAGCGACGACAGCGACGGCGACGGCGAAGCGGGCGGGCTCGACGCGGGGACTGCAATCGACTGA
- the waaC gene encoding lipopolysaccharide heptosyltransferase I — protein sequence MPAARRDKIRPFGQCRRLPAISFSVQKILIVRVSSLGDVVHNMPVIADIRRRHPDAQIDWLVEEGFADLVRLVDGVRNVLPFSLRRWRKHLGSSATWREIRAFRRRLAAERYDLVIDCQGLIKTAWVASWARGPLVGLGNRTDGAGYEWPVRFFYGKRVPIAPRTHVVERSRQLVAAALGDPAPTPDDSIDFGLDTRGASRALASLELNLPVPYVVFVHATSRADKQWPDDAWIALGEALVRRGASLVLPWGSDAERATSERLAKAFGAAAIVPPKLSLPAVVGLIDGAAATVGVDTGLVHIAAALKRPTVELYNFATAWRTGGYWSPDIVNLGTAGAPPSLSQVKDALASFGLL from the coding sequence GTGCCGGCCGCCCGGCGCGATAAAATCCGTCCTTTCGGCCAGTGCCGGCGGCTGCCGGCCATCTCTTTCAGCGTGCAAAAAATTCTGATCGTGCGCGTGTCGTCGCTAGGCGACGTCGTGCATAACATGCCGGTGATCGCCGACATTCGCCGGCGTCATCCCGATGCGCAGATCGACTGGCTCGTCGAGGAAGGCTTCGCCGACCTCGTGCGGCTCGTCGACGGCGTGCGCAACGTGCTGCCGTTCTCGCTGCGGCGCTGGCGCAAGCATCTGGGCTCGTCCGCGACGTGGCGCGAGATCCGCGCGTTCCGGCGGCGCCTCGCGGCAGAGCGCTACGACCTCGTGATCGACTGCCAGGGGCTCATCAAGACCGCATGGGTCGCGAGCTGGGCGCGCGGGCCGCTCGTCGGCCTCGGCAACCGCACCGACGGCGCCGGCTACGAGTGGCCGGTGCGCTTCTTCTATGGCAAGCGCGTGCCGATCGCGCCGCGCACGCACGTCGTCGAGCGTTCGCGGCAGCTCGTCGCGGCCGCGCTCGGCGATCCCGCGCCGACGCCCGACGATTCGATCGACTTCGGCCTCGACACGCGCGGCGCGTCGCGTGCGCTCGCGTCGCTCGAACTGAACCTGCCGGTGCCGTACGTCGTGTTCGTCCATGCGACGTCGCGCGCCGACAAGCAATGGCCCGACGACGCATGGATCGCCCTCGGCGAAGCGCTCGTGCGGCGTGGCGCGTCGCTCGTGCTGCCGTGGGGCAGCGACGCCGAGCGCGCGACGAGCGAGCGCCTCGCGAAGGCGTTCGGCGCGGCGGCGATCGTGCCGCCGAAGCTGTCGCTGCCCGCGGTCGTCGGCCTCATCGACGGCGCGGCGGCGACGGTCGGCGTCGACACGGGCCTCGTCCACATCGCGGCGGCGCTGAAGCGTCCGACGGTCGAACTGTACAATTTCGCGACAGCCTGGCGCACGGGCGGCTACTGGTCGCCCGACATCGTCAATCTCGGCACCGCCGGCGCGCCGCCGTCCCTTTCGCAGGTGAAGGACGCACTCGCGTCGTTCGGCCTCTTGTAA
- a CDS encoding lipopolysaccharide biosynthesis protein encodes MLHRSKTAPADGRPGHLAHVFPLRAMLKSRLSNPDVAKAVANLAWLGVERVTQIGVAIVVSGLLARYFGPEAFGKWQYANTLLLVLAPLTWVCGAEILVPTIVQRAGAQLGAVLGSAFALRFAVSVAALALTWAAIAAGAFDPLVGAMLAGLAVTLVLREPFVGIVNAWLQSMTYSKPQLLASIASALAKMALVWLLVRAGTAPARFGWLWALEAAAIAAALIWYYRSRNGGALGWHVERPLVREFATTGTVFWLGLVCMYLFLKLDRLMLERYVSFAELGRYAAAQQLNENWITLALMLAQTIAPAFVYRVQDALQLRRNVWRLIGMTAALMIAGALVLDLLAGFIIRKVFGPGFETSVDVFRWAVWLSVPAGIEAIGNLVVLKYQAKFVLLAKWSMALALAALVNLIAIPALGLYGALAGLAAGYLAASSINFYYIRLKLRP; translated from the coding sequence ATGCTTCATCGCAGCAAAACCGCTCCCGCGGACGGCCGGCCCGGTCATCTCGCGCACGTTTTCCCGCTGCGCGCCATGCTGAAATCCAGGCTTTCGAATCCCGACGTCGCGAAGGCCGTCGCGAACCTCGCGTGGCTCGGCGTCGAACGCGTCACGCAGATCGGCGTCGCGATCGTCGTGAGCGGCCTCCTCGCCCGCTACTTCGGCCCTGAAGCGTTCGGCAAATGGCAATACGCGAACACGCTCCTCCTCGTCCTCGCACCGCTCACGTGGGTCTGCGGCGCGGAGATCCTCGTGCCGACGATCGTCCAGCGCGCGGGCGCGCAACTGGGCGCCGTGCTCGGCAGCGCGTTCGCGCTGCGCTTCGCCGTGTCGGTCGCGGCGCTCGCGCTCACATGGGCGGCGATCGCCGCGGGCGCGTTCGATCCGCTCGTCGGCGCGATGCTGGCCGGGCTCGCGGTCACGCTCGTGCTGCGCGAGCCGTTCGTCGGCATAGTCAACGCGTGGCTGCAGAGCATGACGTACAGCAAGCCGCAGTTGCTCGCGAGCATCGCGTCCGCGCTCGCGAAGATGGCGCTCGTGTGGCTCCTCGTACGCGCGGGCACCGCGCCCGCGCGCTTCGGCTGGCTGTGGGCGCTCGAAGCCGCGGCGATCGCGGCCGCGCTGATCTGGTATTACCGCAGCCGCAACGGCGGTGCGCTCGGCTGGCACGTCGAGCGGCCGCTCGTGCGCGAGTTCGCGACGACGGGCACCGTATTCTGGCTCGGCCTCGTCTGCATGTACCTGTTCCTGAAGCTCGACCGGCTGATGCTCGAGCGCTACGTGTCGTTCGCCGAGCTCGGCCGCTACGCGGCCGCGCAGCAGCTGAACGAGAACTGGATCACGCTCGCGCTGATGCTCGCGCAGACGATCGCGCCCGCGTTCGTCTACCGCGTGCAGGACGCGCTGCAGCTGCGCCGCAACGTGTGGCGCCTCATCGGCATGACGGCCGCGCTGATGATCGCGGGCGCGCTCGTGCTCGACCTGCTCGCGGGCTTCATCATCCGCAAGGTGTTCGGCCCCGGCTTCGAGACGTCGGTCGACGTGTTCCGCTGGGCGGTGTGGCTGTCGGTGCCGGCCGGCATCGAGGCGATCGGCAATCTCGTCGTGCTCAAGTATCAGGCGAAGTTCGTACTGCTCGCGAAATGGTCGATGGCGCTCGCGCTCGCCGCGCTCGTCAACCTGATCGCGATTCCCGCGCTCGGCCTCTACGGCGCGCTCGCGGGCCTCGCCGCCGGCTATCTCGCCGCCTCGTCGATCAATTTCTATTACATCCGCCTGAAGCTGCGCCCATGA
- a CDS encoding phosphomannomutase/phosphoglucomutase: MDDTESESMISQSIFKAYDIRGVIGKTLDAGVAHAIGRAFGSEVRAQGGDAVVVARDGRLSGPELVGALAEGLRASGVDVVDVGMVPTPVGYFAASVPLALANGERRIDSCIVVTGSHNPPDYNGFKMVLRGAAIYGDQIQALYRRIVDARFETGSGSYEQYDVADQYVERIVGDIELARPLKLVVDAGNGVAGPLATRLFKALGCELVELFTDIDGDFPNHHPDPAHPENLQDVIAKLKETDAEIGFAFDGDGDRLGVVTKDGQIIYPDRQLMLFAEEVLSRNPGAQIIYDVKCTRNLAHWVREKGGEPLMWKTGHSLVKAKLRETGAPLAGEMSGHVFFKDRWYGFDDGLYTGARLLEILARVADPSALLNGLPNAVSTPELQLKLEEGENVKLIDKLRADAKFDGADEVVTIDGLRVEYPDGFGLARSSNTTPVVVLRFEATTEAALARIQDDFRRALKAAKPDANLPF; this comes from the coding sequence ATGGACGACACAGAGAGTGAATCGATGATCTCCCAATCCATCTTCAAGGCATACGATATTCGGGGCGTGATCGGCAAGACGCTCGACGCCGGCGTCGCGCACGCGATCGGCCGCGCGTTCGGCAGCGAGGTGCGCGCGCAGGGCGGCGATGCGGTCGTCGTCGCGCGCGACGGTCGCCTGTCGGGCCCCGAGCTCGTCGGCGCGCTCGCGGAAGGGCTGCGCGCATCGGGTGTCGACGTCGTCGACGTCGGCATGGTGCCGACGCCCGTCGGCTATTTCGCGGCAAGCGTGCCGCTCGCGCTCGCGAACGGCGAGCGCCGGATCGACTCGTGCATCGTCGTCACGGGCAGCCACAATCCGCCGGATTACAACGGCTTCAAGATGGTGCTGCGCGGCGCCGCGATCTACGGCGACCAGATCCAGGCCCTCTACCGGCGCATCGTCGACGCGCGCTTCGAGACCGGCAGCGGCTCGTATGAGCAATACGACGTCGCCGATCAATACGTCGAGCGCATCGTCGGCGACATCGAGCTCGCGCGGCCGCTGAAGCTCGTCGTCGATGCGGGCAACGGCGTCGCGGGCCCGCTCGCGACGCGCCTGTTCAAGGCGCTCGGCTGCGAGCTCGTCGAGCTCTTCACCGACATCGACGGCGACTTCCCGAACCACCACCCGGATCCGGCGCACCCGGAGAACCTGCAGGACGTGATCGCGAAGCTGAAGGAAACCGATGCCGAGATCGGTTTCGCGTTCGACGGCGACGGCGATCGTCTCGGCGTCGTCACGAAGGACGGCCAGATCATCTATCCGGATCGCCAGCTGATGCTGTTCGCCGAGGAAGTGCTGTCGCGCAACCCGGGCGCGCAGATCATCTACGACGTGAAGTGCACGCGCAATCTCGCGCACTGGGTGCGCGAGAAGGGCGGCGAGCCGCTGATGTGGAAGACGGGCCACTCGCTCGTGAAGGCGAAGCTGCGCGAAACGGGCGCGCCGCTCGCGGGCGAGATGAGCGGCCACGTGTTCTTCAAGGATCGCTGGTACGGCTTCGACGACGGCCTCTACACCGGCGCGCGCCTGCTCGAGATCCTCGCGCGCGTCGCGGATCCTAGCGCGCTCCTGAACGGCCTGCCGAACGCGGTGTCGACGCCCGAGCTGCAACTGAAGCTCGAGGAAGGCGAGAACGTGAAGCTGATCGACAAGCTGCGCGCCGACGCGAAGTTCGACGGCGCCGACGAGGTCGTGACGATCGACGGCCTGCGCGTCGAGTATCCGGACGGCTTCGGCCTCGCGCGCTCGTCGAACACGACGCCCGTCGTCGTGCTGCGCTTCGAGGCGACGACCGAAGCGGCGCTCGCGCGAATCCAGGACGACTTCCGGCGTGCACTGAAGGCGGCGAAGCCGGACGCGAACCTGCCGTTCTGA
- a CDS encoding Kdo hydroxylase family protein: MSESQIIEIASADWSGQQLSVPREQLLGGLEDGKVLFFPHLRFAIEGGEEALLDPALADPKRKNISLAPSGGALAGVVGDAVTQSAVRALIARFQKQAGTLVDGLFPEYRGKLRVAPTSLRLMQVETRQTSWRKDDSRLHVDAFPSRPNYGERILRVFTNVNPAGVPRVWRVGEPFEDVAKRFLPRIKPQLPGAAWLLELLHVTKTRRSAYDHLMLNLHDSMKADLDYQKHSPQQTMPFPSGSVWVCFSDQASHAVMSGQFMLEQTFFLPVGAMAHPERAPLGILERLQGRALV, from the coding sequence ATGAGCGAATCCCAGATCATCGAAATAGCGTCCGCCGACTGGAGCGGGCAACAACTGTCCGTGCCGCGCGAGCAGCTGCTCGGCGGCCTCGAGGACGGCAAGGTGCTGTTCTTTCCGCATTTGCGCTTCGCGATCGAAGGCGGCGAGGAAGCGCTCCTCGATCCCGCGCTCGCCGATCCGAAACGCAAGAACATCAGTCTCGCGCCGAGCGGCGGCGCGCTCGCCGGCGTGGTCGGCGACGCCGTCACGCAATCGGCCGTGCGCGCGCTGATCGCGCGCTTCCAGAAGCAGGCGGGCACGCTCGTCGACGGGCTCTTTCCCGAGTACCGCGGCAAGCTGCGGGTCGCGCCGACGAGCCTGCGCCTGATGCAGGTCGAGACGCGCCAGACGTCGTGGCGCAAGGACGACAGCCGCCTGCACGTCGACGCGTTTCCGTCGCGGCCGAACTACGGCGAGCGGATCCTGCGCGTGTTCACGAACGTGAATCCGGCGGGCGTGCCTCGCGTGTGGCGCGTCGGCGAGCCGTTCGAGGACGTCGCGAAGCGCTTCCTGCCGCGCATCAAGCCGCAGTTGCCGGGCGCCGCGTGGCTGCTCGAGTTGCTGCACGTGACGAAGACGCGCCGCAGTGCGTACGATCACCTGATGCTGAACCTGCATGACAGCATGAAGGCCGATCTCGACTATCAGAAGCACAGCCCGCAGCAGACGATGCCGTTCCCGTCGGGCAGCGTGTGGGTCTGCTTCTCCGATCAGGCGTCGCACGCGGTGATGTCCGGCCAGTTCATGCTCGAGCAGACCTTCTTCCTGCCGGTCGGCGCGATGGCCCATCCGGAGCGCGCGCCGCTCGGCATTCTCGAACGCCTGCAGGGCAGGGCCCTCGTTTGA